One segment of Eschrichtius robustus isolate mEscRob2 chromosome 3, mEscRob2.pri, whole genome shotgun sequence DNA contains the following:
- the FCER1A gene encoding high affinity immunoglobulin epsilon receptor subunit alpha: MPTDMGTPALLWIALLLFSPDGISAAIWKSKVSLNPPWNRVFRGENVTLTCRGNNSLEDDSTLWTHNKNPLEVKTSRWDIVNASIQDNGEYRCQNKGVIMSEPVYLDVISDWLLLQASAEMVLEGEHLFLRCHGWRNLNVYKVTYFKNDKALKYWYENHNISITNATTGDSGTYYCMGTIQRIRYTSNHLIIKIKKAPQSKYFWLQFLIPLLVKILFVVDTWLFISTQQQFTFLLKIKRTRKGNRLMDPQPRPEPPKN, from the exons ATGCCTACTGACATGGGAACCCCTGCCCTGCTGTGGATAGCTCTGTTGCTCTTCT CTCCAGATGGCATATCAGCAG CCATCTGGAAATCTAAGGTATCCTTGAATCCCCCATGGAACAGAGTATTTAGGGGAGAGAATGTGACTCTTACATGTAGAGGGAACAATTCCCTTGAAGATGACTCCACTTTGTGGACCCACAACAAAAACCCTTTGGAAGTAAAAACTTCACGTTGGGACATCGTGAATGCAAGCATCCAGGACAATGGGGAATATAGATGCCAAAACAAAGGAGTTATCATGAGTGAACCTGTGTACCTAGATGTCATCAGTG ACTGGCTGCTCCTTCAGGCCTCTGCTGAGATGGTGTTGGAGGGTGAGCACCTCTTCCTCAGGTGCCACGGCTGGAGGAATCTGAATGTCTACAAGGTGACTTACTTCAAGAATGACAAAGCCCTTAAGTACTGGTATGAGAACCACAACATCTCCATTACCAACGCCACAACAGGGGACAGTGGCACCTATTACTGCATGGGCACAATTCAGCGGATACGCTATACTTCTAATCACctcatcattaaaattaaaaaag CTCCCCAAAGCAAATATTTCTGGCTACAATTTCTTATCCCATTGTTGGTGAAGATTCTGTTTGTTGTGGACACATGGTTGTTTATCTCGACCCAGCAGCAGTTCACATTTCTCTTGAAGATTAAGAGAACCAGGAAAGGCAACAGACTTATGGACCCACAGCCCAGACCAGAACCCCCAAAGAACTGA